In the genome of Halosolutus amylolyticus, the window AAGGACACGAAAGAGACGGCCGAAGACATCGAGAAGCGACTCGAGCGGATCAACGAGCGGACCGAACACACGGCGACCGAGGTCCAGAAGACCGCCGATCGCATCTCGACGCACGTCGACTCCGTCGAGAACGCGGCGGCGGCGCTCGACGAAATCGCGGACTACGCGAGCCAGACCAACGACGGCGTCCAGGAGATCTCTGCGGCGACCGAAGAGCAGGCCGCCTCGACCCAGGAAGTCGTCGCGATGACCTCGGCAGCGACCGACATCTCCGAGACGACGGCACAGGAGGCCCAGCACGTCGCGGCCGCGGCGGAAGAGCAGACGTCGTCGCTCGCCGAAGTGTCGGACAGCGCGAACTCGCTCGCCGGACAGGCGGCCCGCCTGAGCGAGGCGCTCGATCGGTTCGAGACCGATCGGCGGCCCCAGTCCCCGTCGACGGAGGGCGGTACCGAACTGGCCTTCGAGGAGGGGACGGCGGTCGACGCCGACGACGCGAATTCCACGACGGCCGATACGGACGACGCGGGCGACGATCCGGGCGACGCGGACCCCACGACGGGGTCCGAAACCGACGCGTCGGGATCCGCACCGACCGACGACCCGTTCTCGTTCGACCAGGTGGACGAGTCGTAGGTTCGTCGGAACCGTCACGTACTTTGTAACCCCGTCCTAAGCGCTGGCAATGGAACTTCTGGAGCGCCGTCGGGCGCTGATCGAGGAGCGTCTCGTCGACGTCGTCGACGCCGTCGATCCCGAGACGCTCGGCGAAGAAGTTCGGCACGTCACGCTCTCCGGCGGAAAGCGCGTTCGACCGATGGTCACCATCCTCGCCTGTGAGACGGTCGGCGGGACGGCCGAGGACGCCGTCGACTTCGGCGTCGGAATCGAACTCGTCCACAACGCTTCGCTGGTCGTCGACGATATCATCGATCGCTCCGAGTTACGACGCGGGACGACCAGTGCGTGGGCCGAGTTCGGTCACGGACCGGCGATCATCGCCAGCGACGGACTGCTCGGCGAGGCGTTCGCGCTGTTTTCCGCGGATCCGAACGCGACACAGGTGGTCGCCGAGGCGATGGTGGAACTCGGGATCGGCGAGGCGACCGAACTGTCGGCCAAGCCGGCGAACGAGGAGGAGTACATGACCCTCGCGAGACGCAAGACCGGCGCACTGTTCCGTGCGGCGGCCGAACTCGGCGCGATCGCCGCCGATTCGGATCCGTTTACGGTGGAGGCAGTCGGCGAGTACGCCGAGCGCGTCGGGGTCGCCTTCCAGATCAGGGACGACGTGCTCGACGCGGTCGCCGACGCGGACGACCTCGGCAAACCGACCGGCCACGACGCCGCGCTCGAGCGGCCCTCGGTCGTCCAGGTGACCGACCTCACTCCCGAGGAGGCGAACGAGCGGGCACAGACGGAGGCCGATCGCGCCATCGACGCGCTCGACCGGGTGGACGTCGTCGATCGAGAGGCGCGGGGCTACCTGCAGGAACTGGCGGAGTACGTGGTCGAGCGGGAGCGCTGAGCGGCGCTCATCGCGACGCGCGGTCGGGCTGTCGACCGCCCTCGGAGAACCGGGATTCGGCGACGGCGAAGGCGAGCGTGCTCACGATACCCAGCAGCGTGCCGGCCGTCAACGCCGCCGCGAGGTACGTGATCCCAACCACGTCGAGGAAGAACGCGCTCACCGCGTGGAGCACGATCGCCATCGCGAGGACGTAAAACGGCGCGTTGAGGTAGCGCCACTCGAGCGAGCCCGCGATGTACTCGTCGGTGATCTGGCCGAGGCTCGTGGTGATCCCGGCGGCGGCGAACCACTGGATCGACCCGAACACGAACGCCGCGAGCTGGACGAAGACGTCCGTCTCGCCGGTCGTCGCCGCCTGTTCGGCCTCGAGGGCGTCCAGCCCACTGACGCTGCCGATGACCAGCAAGGTGGCCGCGACGACGTACGCGAGGAGCGTGGTCCGGCCGGCATAGAGCGATCGCCGGGCCCGTTCGACGGTCGCGTCGAGTCGGTCCCCCAGTCCGAGCCCTCGCGATATGAGATAGAGCCCGAGCAGTGCCGAGGTCGTCCCGAGAAAGAAGCCGGGCATGTCGAGCAGGGTGCCGATCAGGGCAAGCGGATAGATGAGCAGGAGGATTCCCAGCGGAATCAGTACCGTCCCCCGCGTTTCGGGGTCGTTCAGCACCTGTTTGATCGTGTAGTACATCGATTCCAGGTTCTGGGCCTGCCTGACGACGACCCGGCGCACGCCGTCGATCGGAACCCGCGAGCGGATGATCGGGATGACGGATTCGTCCTGTGCGCCGTCGGTGACCACGAGCGCGGTGACGTCCTCGGCGGTCGAGAGGCTCGCGAGGACGGTGTCGACTTCCTCGCCGACCTCACGGTTGGCCTGGACGTCACCGTCGTCGTTGCCGGTGACGACGGCGACCTCGACGCTCTCGTCGCGCGCGTCCAGATCGTCGTAGATGTGCAACCCCTGGAAGATGACGTTGGCGTCGGAGTCCTCGGGGTCCGCTGTCGCGAGTGCGACGGCTGCCTCCTCGACCGGGTCGCGGCCGATAACCGGCGTCGAGAAGCCAGTCTTTCGGCCGAGGTCGTCGTCGAGGTCGACACACAGGACCAGCAGCATCTGGTCGTGGTTGAACGCCGCAGTATTTCTCTCTTCTGGGAGGACGGAATCGATCGCGGCCGACGTGGCCGGAACACGGACGTTCGGCGGTCGTCACGCGTCCGGCGATTCGATCACCATCTCGGTCTCGTCGGTCCTGACGCCCTCGATCTCGAACCGCGCACCGCCCGCCCGCGCGTCACGCGCCGCGATCGACCAGCCGTGCGCCGTGACGATCTCCTCGACGATCGCCAGGCCAAGCCCGGTGCCGTCCGCGGCCGTCGTGTGCCCGAACTCGAAGATCGACTCCCGATCGGGCGGGAGCCCGGCCCCGGTGTCCGCGACGTAGAATCCGGCGTCCGTGGCCGGGGCGTCGGATCCCGAATCGACCTCGCCTCGATCGTCTCGCGGCCCCGGCAACGGTCCCACGGAGACGATCATGTGATCGGCGTCAGCGGCGTCGGGGTGGCCCCCGTCCTGACTGCCCGTCGAGCCGTGCTCGATCGCGTTCCGAAAGAGGTTCTCGAACAGTTCCCGGAGACAGGACTCGTCGGCGTAGAGGTCGCGATCGGTCTCGATTTCGAGCCGCGCGTCGCCCGTCTCGACCGTCGCCCACGCGTCGGCGGCGACGTCGGCGAGGGACACCCACTCCTGCTCGCTGACGGCGGTTCCGTGCCTGGCGAGTCCCAGCAGGTCGTCGACGAGTTCCGCCATCCGCGACAGCGACCACCGGAGGTCCTCGAGGTGTGAGCCGTCGGCCCCCTCTTCGAGCAACGCGAGCGATCCCTGGGCGACGTTGAGCGGATTTCTGAGATCGTGGCTGACGAAACCGGCGAACTCCTCGAGGCGCTCGTTCTGGCGCTCGAGTTCGCGCTGGTAGCGCCGGCGCCGGGTGATGTCCCGCATCGCGTGGATCGTCCCCGCGAACTCGCCGTCCTCGAACGGCAGGAGTTTCGTGTGGACGTCGTACACCCGCTCGTCGCCGTCCGCCGTCCGGAACTGGACGTCGTACTTGGCCCGATCGAGATCGACCTCCGAGGAGAGGAGTTTCCGGACCTCCTCGACGTACTGTGTCGTCACCTGCTCGTCGAAGTAGCCGCGATCGATCAGCGTCGGGAATCGCGTTCCGAGCAGATCTGTCCTCGACTCCTCGAACCCGGCCGCGAACTTCGCGTTCATCCAGACGATCCTCGCGTCCGCGTCGAGTACGAACAGTTTGGTGGGAGCCGTCTCGACGATCGTCTCGTACTCGGAGAGGTCCCGCTCTCGCTCCCGGTGGCGGGTGATATCCCGCACGACGCCCACGGAGCCGACGTACGTCCCGTCGTCCGAGCGCAGGGGCGACAGGTTCGCCTCACCCGTCCGACGATCGCCATCGCGCGTTTCGAACGTGAACTCGAATCGGGCGCGATCCCGATCGTCGGATTCGAGCAACCCGTACAGCGTCTTGCGGCCGCGCTCGACCATCTCCTCGTCGAACACCGCCGAGATGTGCCTGCCCAGCAGCCAGTCGCGCTCGTAGCCGAGCAACGCGACCATCGCGTCGTTGACCATCGTGATCGTCCCCCCGTCGTCGAGCATGTACATCGGATCGGCGACCGTCTGGACGAGCGTCCGGTACCGATCGAGCTCCCGCTCGGACCGCGTGCGAATCGCGGACCGCTCCTCGCACTCCGGGACGGCACTGGTGATCCGGGTCGCCAGTTCGTCCGGCCGGTCTCGCCCCTCCTGTTTCGGGACGTAGTCGGTCACTCCCGCACCGATCGCGTCGCTGGCGATCGTCTCGGATCCCGATCCGGGACACAGGATGAACGCCACCCCGGGGTGGCGCTCGCGGACGGTCTCGAAGAAATCGAGGCCGTTCGTTTCGGGCAGGTCGTACCCGCTGACGACGCAGTCGACGTCGTCGGCCCGCTCGTCCAACTGGGAGCGTGCGTCGGAAACGGTAGCCGCGACGGTCACGGTGACGTCGTCGCTGGCCCGCTCGAGGGCCGGTGCCGCGGCGTCACGAACCGCTGGATCGTCGTCGACCCAGAGGACGTTAGTCCCAGTTGCCATTGGATACGCACTGGTATAATATCCTGATATATGAAGATGTGGTCTCGTTGACGTTCGGACCGATCGGGAATGGAGCCGCGATCGAGTGTCCTTTCGGTCTCCCCGGTGTCGCGTCGCGACCATCGGACCCTCATCCGGTGTCGCGTCGCGGACGTCGATCGCCGCGAAACCGGATTCGACGGTTTCGACGGAGGGAGACGTTCTGGCGCGACCCGTTTCGCACGGCTTTTGAGTCTCGGCCCAGTAGCTAGCGTCGAATGATCTCGAAGGGCTGTGAGCAGTGCGCGAAAGGCGGCAAGATGGTGCTGTTCGTCTACGGCTACTGCGACCAGCGCGACTGCTTTTACTGCCCGCTCGGCGAGAACCGCAAGAACGTCACGGACGTCTACGCCAACGAGCGACTCGTCGAGAGCGACGCGGACGTCCTCACGGAGGCAAAACGGATGGACGCCCTCGGTACCTCGATCACCGGCGGCGAACCGCAGGAGGCCCTCGACCGGACCTGTCACTACCTCGAACTACTGAAAGACGAGTTCGGCGAGGACCACCACACCCACCTCTACACCGGCATCACGGGCGGCCGCGAGAACATGCGCCGCCTCTCGGAGGCCGGCCTCGACGAGATCCGCTTTCACCCGCCGTACGAACAGTGGGGCGACCTCCACGGCACGGAGTGGGAAGACATCCTCTATATCGCCCGTGAGGAGGGACTCACCCCCGCGTTCGAGATTCCCGGTATCCGCGCCGAGGAGGAGTTCCTCGACTTTCTGGACGAGGGGGCCGCGGACTTTTGCAACGTCAACGAGTTCGAGATGAGCGACGGCAACTACCGCCGGATGCAGGAACAGGGGTTCGAACTCAAGGAGGACCACATGAGCGCGGTGGACGGCGATCGGGAGGAGATCCTCGACGTGATGGGCGATCACGAGAAGGTCTACTTCTGTACGTCGGTGTTCAAGGACGCCGCCCAGCACCGCCGTCGCCTGAAGCGGATGGCCCGCAACATCCGCCGCGAGTTCGACGACATCACGGACGACGGCACGCTCGTCTACGGGAAGACGACGGCCGCGCCGGAGCGATTCGAGGACCTCGGCGTTCCCGAGGAGTTCTACACGGTCAAGACGAACCACGTCGAGGTCGCGTGGTGGCTCTTGGAGGAGATGATCGACGAAGGCGATCTCGAGGACGGCGAGATCGTCGAGCAGTACCCGACCTACGACGGGCAGGTCGTCGAGCGGACGCCGCTGGCGTAACGACCGCGAGAGCGCGAAGCGATCGAGCGGCTTTTTCATCGAAGTTTTTGCGTGAGTGGTGCGCCCTGGCGCACCCGAACGGAAAAAGTTCGCGACGCGGTACCCGACCGACGACGGGCAGGTCGTCGAGCGGACGCCGCTGGCGTAACGACCGCGAGAGCGCGAAGCGATCGAGCGGGCTGGTGTCGGTTTCGCGAATGAAACGATCGACGACCAGCCAGCGCCGCGTTCGCATCGCATGGTTTGGAAAGAGGCGTGAAACAGCGTGAACTGACGCGTATCGTCTTGGGCACTCCATAGGCGTCTTCCGTCTCGTTCAACGGCGAGCAAACGGACGTGTAGGTACCTATACGACCAATTCATCGTCGAATCGGGGGCGATCGCTTATCGAGCGTGTAATAATGGGGATCGTTCCGGAACGGGTGTCTACAATGCAATTCCGAACCGTCGCCACCGTCGCGGTGGCACTGCTCGTGGCGCTCTCGGGGTGTAGCGCCCTCGGAGGATCGTTCGCGGACGGACCGTCGAACGAGACCGAAACCGAATCAAACGTGAGCGAGGACCTGAACGACAGCGCGTCGGTGGACGGCGAGGACGAAGACGACGACGCGAACGAGACCGACGAAGGGACGGAATCAGACGAGGACGATACGGCTGATAAAGAGTGGTACCCGCCAGCGGAACCGAACCGGCCGCTGGAGGACAAACGCGAGGATCGGATCGAGAGCGTCGAGTTCGTCGACACGGAACCGGCGGCGGACGGCGAGGGCTACTCGAACTTCAACCTCGAAGTCGTCGCCAACACCAGCATGGAGAACGTCGACCCGCCGGAACACGGTGACGTGGTCGGCGAGCCGTACTTCTTCGTCAAGATCAACGAGGACACGCAGAAAATCGTCGAGCGCACGCGGGAAGTCCGGATGGACGAAAACGGCACGTTCCACATCGACGTCCGGCCGGCCGGGATCGAAGAGTTCGGCGAGGGCCCGCTGACGGTCGAAGTCTTCCTGATGGACGAGGACAAGGACTGGGACGACATCTACGCCTCGGTGGGCAAAGAGATCTACTTCAACCCGGATACTGACGATGCAGACGAGGACACCGACGACACGGACGAGAGCACCGACGACACGGATGCTGACTCCGGGACGGACGACTCGAACGCGGACGAAGACACCGACGGCACAGGGGACGACACTGACGAAGAGACCGACACCGAGGATTCGGATTCAGAAGCCGGTGATTCGGGAGGCGACGAGAGCTGAGTGGAACGACGAGAGCTGAGTGGAACGACGAGAACCGAGTGGCAACTCGAACCAACGATCGGCCGATCAATCGATCTCGGTCGGATCGACCTCCGGAAGCGTGATCAGGTTCTCGCGGCCGATCCGGAGTTTCTCGATCTCGCCGTCGTCGTCCATCTGTGAGAGCAGTTGGGAGACCTTGGCGTTCGACCAGCCGGTTTCAGTCACGATCGAGCCCTGTTTCATCCGGCCACCGTTTCGCTTTAACAGCCGGTGAACGCGTTCCTCGTCGCTCAGCAGTTCCGGATCGACGTCGTCTGGTTCCTCGAACGACAACTGCTCTCCACCGTCCGATTCGGCGGCTGCGGGACCGACGTCCGGCGTCCGGCGATCGCCTCCGGGCCCGGCGCCGGGGTCCGTGGCTGGCGCGTCGGGGTCGCGAGAGCCGATCACGGGCAGGCGATCGCGGATCGCCGGCGGGACGTCGATTTCGACGTTCGATCGGCGCCGTACGATGAAGTAGGCGGCCGCCGCGGCGACGACGATCACGAGGAGTGCGACACCGGGGTAGAGCCACGAGTTCTGCGGGCTACCGGCGACGCGAACGAAGACGATATCGAGGTCGCCGTTTTCGAACTGCTGTGGGCCGTTCCAGATGAACGCTCCGTCGTTCGTCGTGGTCGGCGGCGTGTTGAACTCCTCGAAGCTGTAGCCGGGTGGCGACTGGATGACGAGCCGTTGCTCGGACCCGAGATTCGCGAGCCAGGGTCCCTGTGACGTCTCGAACGCGTCCCCGAAGTAAACGTGATCCCCGTCGGTGGTCGCGAAGTTGGTCCAGGTAAACGAGTACGAGATGACGCCGACGCGGTAGTCCTCGTCGGCCGCGTCGGGATCGTCGATCGATTCGACCCGCGGGTCGTCCCAGCCCATCCCTTCGATCGACATGGTACGGCCTGTCGACTGCTCGGCGGTGGCGAGCTGGTTTTCGAACAGCTGTCGATCGTAGTCGACGTCCCGGTTGCCGGCGGTGACTTCTCCGGCGTACGACTCGAACGTCTCGACGTCCTCGTCGTCGGTCAGGAGAAACCGGCTCTCGATCGACCATTCCGCGTCACCGGTTTCGGTCACGTTGATCCGGATCACCTGCGCCGGGTCGGCAGCCTGGAGGGATAACTGCTGATCGTCCTGGATCGACGACGAGGAGGCCGAACCGGAGACAGATATCACTTGTGACTGCTGCACCGCAGGGTCGTGGAGGGACGCCTCGGACGGGGACCGATCGGCTACCGTCGGCGTCCGCGCCGACGGTGCGGCGGCCACCGCCCCCAGCATTGACGTGGCGAGGAGGACTGTGAGGGCGAGTGTAACGGCGGTGGATAACCGCATGCGTATCAACCGGTGGTCCCCCATAGGAAAAAACACTTTCCATCGAAAAAATCCGCCATTACGTTCGTCCCCGGATCGGATCCGCAACCGGGAACGGCAGGAACAGGCACATTACCGGTGCGACCAGCTTTTATATCAGGAGCCCATACAGTGGCTCGATGAAGAGCGCGACGCCCGCCCTCCTCGCGTTTCTCCTCGTCTGTTCGCTCCCCGCGATGACGGTCGTCGCAGTGGGGCCGGCGGCCGAGGGGATTGGCGACGCGAACGACAACCAGCCCCTTCGTTTGCTTCCCCACCAGCAAGGGGATTTACTCCACGCCGAAGGCACGACGAACCGGCTCACGCTGAGCCACGAGGCCACCGACGTTACCAGTAGCCACGCTGAGTACCAGCACGATCTCGGAACGGAGCTCGCGATTACTGATGACGAGCTCAGAATCGACCAGAGCAAGTACGCAATCCTCGATCGAGAGTTCGACGACGCGACCGACGAAGAGCGATCGGAGAAGGCCGAGGCGACGTATAGTCATCTCAAAGACCGGATGGACGCGATAGAAGCCCGCGAAAAACGAGCCGTCCGCGAACACGCTAGCGGCGACATATCTGACGCCGAGTTGCTCCAGACGCTGGTACGAAATTACAGGGAAGCGCTCGTAATTCACGATACGCTCTCCGAACTAGACGACCGGACGGACAGAATTTCGGGTTATTCGGTACCGCGAGAGCAACTCCGAGCAGATCGTACGATCCTCGACTTTCATCAAACGCAGATTCGATCCTCCCTGGAAGCATCGTCGAGAACGCAACAAAAAGTTCTGCTCGAAACCTCACAAAACGGATACAGTCTCGCGATGATACGCGGCGGGACGTACATCGTCGAAACGACACGGTTCGATAACCGGGATACGAACTCCCCAAATCAGTTCGAAGAGTTCGAAGGAATGATAGAACGGACGAGCGAACTGTACCCGTGGGCGGGAAGTGACGAATACGGCTCGCCCCACTACCAGGACAATAGCTACGAGAACCTCTACTGGATAGATATTCTTCACCAGCAGGGCTCCCTCGAGGTGTATCTCGACGCTGGGTCCGGTGACGTGCATCGCGAAGTGCAGGAACTATCGATGGCGAAACTGCCCCAGTCTGAAACCGAGACCTGGTCCAACGACGGCCTCGAACTCACGCTCAACCGGACGCCGGCGAACGGTCCGGCACAGGTGAAGGTGGTCGACGCAGTCTCGGGCGAACCCCAGGCGGCGACGATCACGATCGACGGCTACGAATTCGGCGAGACCGACGGCGACGACGGGACGCTCTGGATCCTCCCGCCATCCGGGGAGTACGAACTGGGTGCCGAGACGGAAACCGGGAGCATCAACACGACCGTCTCGGGCTAACGAATTGCGTTCGATCGCGTCCGGCAGGGCCTCGCCCGTCGGATGCCGGCGTTTATAACTGAAGGAGAGGCCATGCTGGCTCGTGATCGGACGGTCGGAGAGTTGGGCCGACGAGCCCCCGCATCGGGAGCGTGGCGTCAGCCCGATCGTCGGCCTGCTGGCACTCCTCGCGGTTACCGTCGCGCTCGCGACGATCGTCGCCGTCGGAGCCAGCACGGTGTCGATCGGGTCGACCGGGCCGACGGCCGCGTTCGACCTCGCCGTCGACGGATCGACGATCACGATCGACCACCTGGCCGGTGACGCGATCGACGTGGCGGCGCTCTCGGTGACGATTGCAGTGGACGGAACCGAACTGGACAGTCAGCCGCCGGTCCCGTTCGTCGGGGCCGAAGGGTTCGACGGCGCGCCGTCGGGGCCGTTCAACGCGAAATCGGATCGGACGTGGCGATCGGGGACGACTGCCGGGGTCACCGTCGCCGACACGAACGCGCCCGAGATAGAGCGCGGCGATTCGGTGGCGGTCACGCTGGTCGTCGACGGGGAGGCGGTCGCGACGCTCGAGACGACGAGTCGGTGAGATCCGCACGAAAAACGGGCAGGGCGGCGGCGTCGTGGAGACCAGCGTTCGAGTTCTGAGATCCGTTACTCGGGTGCCCGGCCGATCGTCGTGATCGCGACGTCGGGATCGTACGACGGCCCCTGGAACAGGTGTTGCACGTCCTCGAAGCCGGCGGTCTTGAACATCCGATCGGCCTCGTACTCGTCGTAAAAGAGCATTATCGAGTCGGCGAGTCGCTGTGCGAGGAAATTGTCGGGATAGTTGGGGCCGACGACGAGCACCTGCCCGCCGGGTTTCAGCACGCGGCGGAACTCACGGAGCGCGAGGATCGGGGTGGGCCAGTACTCGATCGAGCCGGAGGACCAGACGACGTCAAACGTGTCCGTCGCGAACGGGAGCCGTTCGGCGTCCCCACGGTGGAAGTGTACCGGTGGGGCGCGTTTCCCGAACTTCGCGTAGGCCTGTTCGAGTTGGTGTCGACTCTGGTCGAGCGCGTACACTTCGTCGACGTGCTCGAGGAGACCCTCGGTCGCGAACCCGGTGCCACAGCCGACGTCGAGAACCGTCATGTCGTCCTCGAGGTCGAGCAACGAGAGGGCCTCGGCTCGCATGTCCTCGGTCCAGACGAACGGGTTGACCTGGTCGTACACCTTCGAGAGGTACTTGTAGAACAGTCGAGCACGGGCCTTGTTCTCGAGAACTCCCATTGTGCGGGAGTTTCGGTCCGAGGAAAATATGTCTGCCGTTCCCGGTGGAACGGTGGCCTGGTAATCCTGAACTACTCCCCGACGAACGCCGAGCGCGGCGAGGTGCTTTCGCAACTACCATATACGCGCTCTGGCAAACATCCGTTTGCTTAGAGTATGCCGAGGCCAGAGGTTCTCGAACGAATTAAGTCGGCGGAAGAAGAGGCCGACGAGATCGTCGCATTGGCAGACAACGACCGCGACGAGCGAATAGCCGAGGCCCGGGAACGTGCCGAGGAGATTCGCACGGAAGCGGAACAGGAGGCGCAGGAGTTGAAAGAGCGCCGCCTGGAGGAGGCTCGCGAAGAGATCGACGCGGAGTGCGAGCGCGTCCTCGAAGACGGCGAACAGGAGCGCGAGGAACTCGCCGAGCGCGCCCGGACCCGGGTCGACGAAGTGACCGACCACGTCGTCGAACTGTTCCAGGAGGACGTCCATGCTCAGACCTGAGCAAATGAGCAAGGTCTCGGTGACCGGCTCCAAGGGCATCATGCCCACGGTCATCGAGACGATCCACGGACTGAACCTGGTGCACCTCTCGGACTACGACGGCTCCTGGGAGGGGTTCGACAACGGCAACCCGATCGAGGGTGCCGACGACGCCTCCGAGAAGCTGGTAACCGTCCGCGCCCTCGAGAGCACGCTCGGACTGTCCGACGCGGACGTCGCGCCGGGCACGATCGAGGACGACTGGGAGGAGCGACTCGAGGAGATCCGCACGCGGGTCAACGACCTCGACGATCGGCGAACGGAGGTCCGCGAGCAACTGCGCCGGGTCAAAGAGCGGATCGACCGCGTCGCCCCGTTCGCGGAACTCGGGATCGACCTCGATCTGCTGTCGGGGTACGACTCCGTCGAAGTGCTCGTCGGGGAAGGCCCACAGGAGGCGATCGAGGGAGCGCTCGACGCGTCGGACGATATCCGGGCGTTCGAGACGTTCACCGGTGGCGACGTCGTGGCGATCGTCGCCGCGCCCACCGACGACGCAGAACCGGGCGTCATCGACGACGCCCTCGTCGGCGTGGAGTTCGCCCGCCACGAGGTGCCCGACACCGAGAAGAGTCCCGAAGCGTACGTCGACGAACTCGAGTCGCGCAGAGCCGACCTCGAGTCGAAACTCGAGGACGTCGACGCTGATCTCGAACAGATCCGCGGGACGGAGGGGTCGTTCCTCCTGCGCGTCGAGGAGGAGCTCACGATCGAGGTCCAGCGCGCGGAAGCGCCGCTGCAGTTCGCGACGAGCAAGCACGCGTTCATCGCCGAGGGCTGGATCCCGACCGACGAGTACGACACCCTCGTCGCGGCGCTGAACGACGCCGTCGGTGACAGCATCGAGATCGAAGAGCTAGAGCGCGCGGACTACGATCGCCACGGCGCGCATACCCACACCGAAGACGTCCAGAAAGGGGCGCCGGCAGCGGCCGACGACGACGAAAGCGCCGCCGAAGCGGACGACGAGCCGCAGAAGGCCGTCACGGACGGCGGCTCTGCGGTCACGATGGGCGACGAACCGCCGACGGTACAGGACAATCCGGGACCCGCCAAACCGTTCGAGGTCCTGGTACAGGCGGTCAACCGACCGAAGTACAGCGAGCTCGACCCGACGATCTTCCTGTTCCTGACGTTCCCGGCGTTCTTCGGGTTCATGATCGGCGACGTCGGGTACGGGATCCTGTACGTGGCGATCGGCGCGTACATGGCGACCCAGTTCGACAGCAAAGGCATCACCAGTCTCGGCGGCGTCGCCATCTGGGCCGGCATCTTTACGATCCTCTTCGGGATCGTCTACGGCGAAATCTTCGGGCTGCACGTGCTTGGAGAGGTCATCTGGCACGACACGCTGAACGTCGAACTGCTCCCACTCAACAAGGGACTCGAGCCGGCAGCCGCGGACTTCGCGCTCGGCTGGATGGTCATCAGCGTGCTCGCCGGAATCGTCCACCTCAACATCGGGTACATCGTGGACTTCTACGAGAACCTGAGCCACGGCGTCAAGGACGCGCTCCTCCACAGCGGGTCGTGGATCCTGATGCTCAACGGCATCTGGATCTGGATCTTCTCGACGCACGGAGA includes:
- a CDS encoding polyprenyl synthetase family protein → MELLERRRALIEERLVDVVDAVDPETLGEEVRHVTLSGGKRVRPMVTILACETVGGTAEDAVDFGVGIELVHNASLVVDDIIDRSELRRGTTSAWAEFGHGPAIIASDGLLGEAFALFSADPNATQVVAEAMVELGIGEATELSAKPANEEEYMTLARRKTGALFRAAAELGAIAADSDPFTVEAVGEYAERVGVAFQIRDDVLDAVADADDLGKPTGHDAALERPSVVQVTDLTPEEANERAQTEADRAIDALDRVDVVDREARGYLQELAEYVVERER
- a CDS encoding DUF7096 domain-containing protein → MKSATPALLAFLLVCSLPAMTVVAVGPAAEGIGDANDNQPLRLLPHQQGDLLHAEGTTNRLTLSHEATDVTSSHAEYQHDLGTELAITDDELRIDQSKYAILDREFDDATDEERSEKAEATYSHLKDRMDAIEAREKRAVREHASGDISDAELLQTLVRNYREALVIHDTLSELDDRTDRISGYSVPREQLRADRTILDFHQTQIRSSLEASSRTQQKVLLETSQNGYSLAMIRGGTYIVETTRFDNRDTNSPNQFEEFEGMIERTSELYPWAGSDEYGSPHYQDNSYENLYWIDILHQQGSLEVYLDAGSGDVHREVQELSMAKLPQSETETWSNDGLELTLNRTPANGPAQVKVVDAVSGEPQAATITIDGYEFGETDGDDGTLWILPPSGEYELGAETETGSINTTVSG
- a CDS encoding helix-turn-helix transcriptional regulator yields the protein MRLSTAVTLALTVLLATSMLGAVAAAPSARTPTVADRSPSEASLHDPAVQQSQVISVSGSASSSSIQDDQQLSLQAADPAQVIRINVTETGDAEWSIESRFLLTDDEDVETFESYAGEVTAGNRDVDYDRQLFENQLATAEQSTGRTMSIEGMGWDDPRVESIDDPDAADEDYRVGVISYSFTWTNFATTDGDHVYFGDAFETSQGPWLANLGSEQRLVIQSPPGYSFEEFNTPPTTTNDGAFIWNGPQQFENGDLDIVFVRVAGSPQNSWLYPGVALLVIVVAAAAAYFIVRRRSNVEIDVPPAIRDRLPVIGSRDPDAPATDPGAGPGGDRRTPDVGPAAAESDGGEQLSFEEPDDVDPELLSDEERVHRLLKRNGGRMKQGSIVTETGWSNAKVSQLLSQMDDDGEIEKLRIGRENLITLPEVDPTEID
- a CDS encoding DUF373 family protein; amino-acid sequence: MLLVLCVDLDDDLGRKTGFSTPVIGRDPVEEAAVALATADPEDSDANVIFQGLHIYDDLDARDESVEVAVVTGNDDGDVQANREVGEEVDTVLASLSTAEDVTALVVTDGAQDESVIPIIRSRVPIDGVRRVVVRQAQNLESMYYTIKQVLNDPETRGTVLIPLGILLLIYPLALIGTLLDMPGFFLGTTSALLGLYLISRGLGLGDRLDATVERARRSLYAGRTTLLAYVVAATLLVIGSVSGLDALEAEQAATTGETDVFVQLAAFVFGSIQWFAAAGITTSLGQITDEYIAGSLEWRYLNAPFYVLAMAIVLHAVSAFFLDVVGITYLAAALTAGTLLGIVSTLAFAVAESRFSEGGRQPDRASR
- a CDS encoding PAS domain S-box protein, producing MATGTNVLWVDDDPAVRDAAAPALERASDDVTVTVAATVSDARSQLDERADDVDCVVSGYDLPETNGLDFFETVRERHPGVAFILCPGSGSETIASDAIGAGVTDYVPKQEGRDRPDELATRITSAVPECEERSAIRTRSERELDRYRTLVQTVADPMYMLDDGGTITMVNDAMVALLGYERDWLLGRHISAVFDEEMVERGRKTLYGLLESDDRDRARFEFTFETRDGDRRTGEANLSPLRSDDGTYVGSVGVVRDITRHRERERDLSEYETIVETAPTKLFVLDADARIVWMNAKFAAGFEESRTDLLGTRFPTLIDRGYFDEQVTTQYVEEVRKLLSSEVDLDRAKYDVQFRTADGDERVYDVHTKLLPFEDGEFAGTIHAMRDITRRRRYQRELERQNERLEEFAGFVSHDLRNPLNVAQGSLALLEEGADGSHLEDLRWSLSRMAELVDDLLGLARHGTAVSEQEWVSLADVAADAWATVETGDARLEIETDRDLYADESCLRELFENLFRNAIEHGSTGSQDGGHPDAADADHMIVSVGPLPGPRDDRGEVDSGSDAPATDAGFYVADTGAGLPPDRESIFEFGHTTAADGTGLGLAIVEEIVTAHGWSIAARDARAGGARFEIEGVRTDETEMVIESPDA
- a CDS encoding radical SAM protein, with the translated sequence MISKGCEQCAKGGKMVLFVYGYCDQRDCFYCPLGENRKNVTDVYANERLVESDADVLTEAKRMDALGTSITGGEPQEALDRTCHYLELLKDEFGEDHHTHLYTGITGGRENMRRLSEAGLDEIRFHPPYEQWGDLHGTEWEDILYIAREEGLTPAFEIPGIRAEEEFLDFLDEGAADFCNVNEFEMSDGNYRRMQEQGFELKEDHMSAVDGDREEILDVMGDHEKVYFCTSVFKDAAQHRRRLKRMARNIRREFDDITDDGTLVYGKTTAAPERFEDLGVPEEFYTVKTNHVEVAWWLLEEMIDEGDLEDGEIVEQYPTYDGQVVERTPLA